GTATGCGGGTTATTATTTGCTCCAGATTATTAAGAGTTTCTTCTTTTGGTATGCGGCGCAAAACATCATTACCGCCAAGTAAAATTATTACAATTCGCGGGTTTTTATCCAAAACATCACTATCTAAACGCGCCAAAGCGCTTTCTGTTGTATCTCCGTTCACTCCCGCGTTTGTTATCTCCTCGCTTATATCACGGCTTAAAACATCTACCCAATTATTCCCCTCGGTTGCTCCGGCGCCATAAACTAAGCTATCCCCAAACGCCACAATGTTTTTACCTGCAACAGGTTGCTTTACATCCCGATTCTCACGCGTAAAAAAATACACAACCCCCACGATCAGCAAAACAACCGCAATATAAATTATTATTTTATTTAAATTCATACTTATAGTTTACCAAAACAAAAGCCGGCTCCAAAGAGCACAAAAATACACAGGTTCAACCTGTGTATTTTACACAAACTAAAAACCGGCTCTTTAGAGCCGGCCACGACCGTAGTGTAATGTCAGATTGAAAATAAAAAACAGACCTTCCGAAGGTCTGTTTTAAAGAACTAATTCGTTTCCGGTTCAATTTGCAGCTTCACACATGCTTTATCATACACGGCAGCAACTAAGCGACCGATAAGAGTTTTCCTTAACCTCGGCCATGCTTTTACTATCAAAGTGATAATAAAGGCCAACAAAGGCAAGCCGACAAAAGCTACAGCGCCCAAAGTAAGCAGCAGAGAACGCCAAGACTCAGCTGTCTGAGGAAGGAACGGTCCTTCGGCTTCAACAAATAATCCTTCTGTAACGCCTTTGTATATAAGATAGGGAATAGCCACCACTAAAATAAGTATTGCGGGTAGCCACCAAGATAAAAACGCCACCAATTTCCAGTAAGTAGGGCAAATCCGAACTTCTTCGGGCACATCTTTAATAAATACTGTCCAGCCGCTATCGGTTACAATTTCTTTGTCCGGAGTGTAATTCTGGATAATCTTATACAGCCATGAACCCCTTGGCACCTGCCCTTTTTCGTTCAAAACGAAAAAAGTAGCAAATAGTAAAGCAACAGCCGGTATAAGCAGTAACACAACGACGACAACTGCAGCGAATAGCTTAGATCTAATATCTTCTATAAACAGAGGATCGCCGGGAAAATAACTATCATCAGCACCAACATACCTTGTCGGATGCCAATTCTGCCACAACCAAATAATTCCCACGTTTAAGAGCGCTATAAAGCCAACAAGCGATAATCTTGATTTGATCATTCCATTCATTCCATTTCCTTTCTGTCAAAGTAACTGCCGAAATTCTAACACAAAACATATAGTACGTCAATTTTTTCTAACCACAATCTGACATTACACCACGACCGTGGTGTAATGTCAGATTGAACAAAATAAATGCATCATAATATGATGCATTTATTTGGAATTGACTCATAAATGACTCACAAATAATCAACTCATGCTATGAGTCGATTATTTATAGTATGGTGCGGAACTTTCAAAAATTTGGATGCAATACAAGGCGTGGCCGAGCACCGGAATAAGACGTAGATAATAACTACGTCGTTGAGGAGCGCAGGCCACAACACAGTAGTGCGTCAAATTTTAAAGTTCCTTACCTTATTATTCCGCCTCCCAATACCTCTTCGCCCTTGTATATAACCGCCATCTGTCCGGGAGTAACCGCCCTTTGGGGTTCTTTAAACTTAAGCACAACCTTACCGTTATTTTCCATCAATTCCGCCTCCTCAGGCTCCTGGCGGTAGCGAATGCTCGCAGTTACCTTTAATGGCATTTGAGGTGTAGCATTAATCCAAGCCATATCTTCAAGCACTAAAGAATTCTCAAACAATTTATCCTCATACCGTGTTCCTACAATAAGCTTGTTTTCTTTTATATCTTTATCTACTACATAGTAAGGCACGCCTCCCCCTCCCGTACCAACACCCTTTCTTTGACCGATTGTATAGTACTGCACTCCTTTGTGCTCTCCTATTTCCTCTCCACCAACAGTAACTACAACCCCGGGCTTTTGGGGAATATATTCTTCAAGAAACTGACTCACATCCACTTTTCCTATAAAGCAAAGCCCTTGAGAATCCTTTTTTTCAGAATTTGGAAGATTATACTTTCGCGCCAATTCACGCACTTTTGGTTTTGGTAACTCACCTATCGGAAACATCGCCCGCGCCAAACGCTCTCCAGGCACACGGTGCAAAAAATATGTCTGGTCTTTATTTTTATCAATACCCCTAAGCAATTTAATCATCCCTTTGTCGCTTGATATGCGCGCATAATGCCCCGTTGCCATATAATCCGCTCCAAAATCATTTATCGCCTTATCATAAAAAACACCGAATTTAATTTCGTTATTGCACATCACATCAGGATTTGGGGTTCGCCCTGCCCCATATTCACTGACAAAATAGTCTACAACCCGTGCTTTATACTCATCTACCAAGTCAACACTGTAAAAAGGAATACCTATGGTTTGCGCCGCGCGCCGCGCCCAATACTCATCTTCTTCCGCCGTGCACCCTGCTAAAGCTTGTGCTGAGCTTGCCGAAGCATCATCGGCGTTCCAGCAACGCATAAAAACACCAACGACATCATATCCCTGTTCTTTAAGCAGTGTGGCAGAAACACTTGAATCCACACCGCCTGACATTGCGACTACTACTTTTGTGTTTTTATTCACTTTGCTCATAAAAATAATTTCAAATTGCGAACGAAGTGAGCTTTATTATACCACATTTTTACAAAAATAAAACCCTTAAGCTACGCATACAGGCTCTACTATCACCCTCAGAGGGTGCCAGTAGAGCCTGTTTATTGTTACTTGGTAATATTGCTGATTAGCCACTCGGATAGTTCGTCCATAAACTCAGGGTGTTTTTTAAAAATATCAGTACCATGACCGCCCTCCTCATAAATACGGGTCTTAACACGCTCTCCTCCGCAATCTGCTATTTCTCCTACCGCTCTAAACGAATCTGGCACGTTTGGGTCGTCCTTTGTAGCAGCCATATATATCGCCTGACCGGCGCGTAATTTCTTAATCAAAGGCAGTGTTTCTATGCCGTGATAATCAAACCCGGGAGAAAGAGCAAAACCGACCTGCGATTGCGGGTTTTGCGCCATATACTGTATAGACAAGTTTGCTCCTATAGACGCGCCACCGACAACAATATTTTTAATTTCCACACCTTTATTTATAAAAAAATCCTGCGCAGCCAAAACATCAAACATTTTTTCCTGTTGCTGTTTGCTTGAAAATTCCCTGTAATCCAACTTCCCTCCTTGTGTACTTTCACCATGCCCGCGCTCGTCTATCGCTAAAACCTGAAATCCTTTTTCCAACAATAAAGACGCAAATTCATCCCAACTCTCTTTGGTTGAAGGCATCATATGAAGCAAAATAACAGCAGGCGATGTTTCATCGCCTGCCGGATAGTAATCTCCTACTATTTTTATATTATCTTTAGTTGTAAGCGTAACCTTTTCCATAAATTATTCCCCAATCACCCCTATGTCTTTTAACAGATCCCTCAAACCCTCATTATCCGGGCCTTTTTTATTTTTAGAATTTTTCTTTTCAACAGGAGGTTTACTTTCATTTTGAGGTTTTTTTTGTTGTTGTCCATCTCCAGCTTGAGGTTTTTTAGCCGGCGGGCCGTCGCCACGCTGAATAGGGCTTTGTCCTCGCGAAGGCGGGCGATACGGCTTCTGTTGGGGCGAGTCTGTCTGTGCACTACGCGAAGGCGGGCCGTCGCCACGCTGAAGCGAGCTTTGGCCTCGCGAAGGCGGGCGGTTTTTATTTAAATTGGGCGCTGGAAACTTCTGCATTGCCTCAGACATGCTTATTGGCTTTTCATTTTCTTTTTGCTCCTGCGCTTTTTTAGCAGGCACAGTAACCGGCCTCATCTTTGTGCTGACATCCCATTCTTGTATAACCTTCTCCATTTCTTGCCGTGAAGTTCCGTACTTATCGCGGGAACGCTTTATTATTTCTTCTGTCAATCTCTCCGCATGCCCGGGCTCAAGCGGGGCTATTGTGCGAGCGGCAAACGCGCGGTGTGTAATTCCGTCTATCATTAGCTTTAAAGCTATATTAAACTTGGGCAAGTTCACCAGATCGTCTACCATAAACTCGGGTGTAAACTCTTTCTCTATATGTTCTGCATCCTCAGCGCCTACCCGGAATGTAATAAACGTGCCTATATTACCGAATACGGCATCGCGCACTTCTTCATCCATTTGTGCTATATATTGGTGTGCCAAAATTAAGCAAAGGCGATACTTTCTCGCTTCTGAAAGTATTCCCTCAAAAGCCT
The Candidatus Spechtbacterales bacterium genome window above contains:
- a CDS encoding alpha/beta fold hydrolase is translated as MEKVTLTTKDNIKIVGDYYPAGDETSPAVILLHMMPSTKESWDEFASLLLEKGFQVLAIDERGHGESTQGGKLDYREFSSKQQQEKMFDVLAAQDFFINKGVEIKNIVVGGASIGANLSIQYMAQNPQSQVGFALSPGFDYHGIETLPLIKKLRAGQAIYMAATKDDPNVPDSFRAVGEIADCGGERVKTRIYEEGGHGTDIFKKHPEFMDELSEWLISNITK
- a CDS encoding GDSL-type esterase/lipase family protein, whose product is MNLNKIIIYIAVVLLIVGVVYFFTRENRDVKQPVAGKNIVAFGDSLVYGAGATEGNNWVDVLSRDISEEITNAGVNGDTTESALARLDSDVLDKNPRIVIILLGGNDVLRRIPKEETLNNLEQIITRIQAEGAVVVLVGIPGKLLDPYDDEYEELAKETRSAFVPNILKNILKNRDLMHDSIHPNDAGNKIMAERIGKVLTKVVQ
- the mnmA gene encoding tRNA 2-thiouridine(34) synthase MnmA; this encodes MSKVNKNTKVVVAMSGGVDSSVSATLLKEQGYDVVGVFMRCWNADDASASSAQALAGCTAEEDEYWARRAAQTIGIPFYSVDLVDEYKARVVDYFVSEYGAGRTPNPDVMCNNEIKFGVFYDKAINDFGADYMATGHYARISSDKGMIKLLRGIDKNKDQTYFLHRVPGERLARAMFPIGELPKPKVRELARKYNLPNSEKKDSQGLCFIGKVDVSQFLEEYIPQKPGVVVTVGGEEIGEHKGVQYYTIGQRKGVGTGGGGVPYYVVDKDIKENKLIVGTRYEDKLFENSLVLEDMAWINATPQMPLKVTASIRYRQEPEEAELMENNGKVVLKFKEPQRAVTPGQMAVIYKGEEVLGGGIIR